The Streptomyces sp. NBC_01197 genome window below encodes:
- a CDS encoding AI-2E family transporter — MPRWLPRAMVLALALVACFQLGSWAFYQLIGLLTNILIAFFLALAIEPAVGRMAARGMRRGLATFLVFSGVALAAAGFVFLLGSMLAGQIVDMVEEFPKYLDLLINWTNHTFHSELSRVQVQDSLLHSDWLQKYVQNSASGVLDVSTTVLGGLFRLLTIFLFAFYFAADGPRLRRALCSVLPPSKQTEVLRAWEIAVDKTGGYLYSRGVMALISGVAHYILLIALNVPYAPALAVWVGLVSQFIPTIGTYLAGALPMLLAFTVNPWYALWVLVFVVIYQQFENYGLQPKLTAKAVDIHPAVAFGSVIVGTALLGAVGALIAIPAVATLQAFLGAYVKRYDVTDDPRVQGRRGLRDAAGRRDAATVPVRPRGSLFQGRVPRPGNGAEDTDG; from the coding sequence ATGCCACGCTGGCTGCCCAGGGCCATGGTGCTCGCCCTCGCCCTCGTCGCCTGCTTCCAGCTGGGCAGCTGGGCGTTCTACCAGCTCATCGGGTTGCTGACCAACATCCTCATCGCGTTCTTCCTGGCTCTCGCGATCGAGCCGGCGGTGGGGCGCATGGCGGCGCGCGGAATGCGCCGCGGTCTCGCCACCTTCCTGGTCTTCTCCGGGGTGGCGCTCGCGGCGGCCGGCTTCGTCTTCCTGCTCGGCTCGATGCTGGCCGGGCAGATCGTGGACATGGTCGAGGAGTTCCCCAAGTACCTGGACCTGCTGATCAACTGGACCAACCACACCTTCCACAGCGAGCTGTCGCGGGTACAGGTCCAGGACAGCCTGCTCCACTCGGACTGGCTGCAGAAGTACGTCCAGAACAGCGCGAGCGGTGTGCTCGACGTGTCGACCACCGTGCTGGGCGGTCTCTTCCGGCTTCTGACGATCTTCCTGTTCGCCTTCTACTTCGCGGCCGACGGGCCACGGCTGCGGCGCGCACTGTGCTCCGTACTGCCGCCGTCGAAGCAGACCGAGGTGCTGCGGGCCTGGGAGATCGCGGTCGACAAGACCGGCGGTTACCTCTACTCGCGCGGTGTGATGGCGCTGATCTCCGGCGTCGCGCACTACATCCTGCTGATCGCGCTGAATGTGCCGTACGCCCCCGCGCTCGCCGTGTGGGTCGGACTCGTCTCCCAGTTCATCCCGACCATCGGCACATATCTGGCGGGCGCCCTGCCCATGCTGCTCGCCTTCACGGTGAACCCCTGGTACGCGCTGTGGGTGCTGGTCTTCGTGGTGATCTACCAGCAGTTCGAGAACTACGGGCTCCAGCCGAAGCTCACGGCGAAAGCCGTCGACATCCACCCCGCGGTGGCCTTCGGTTCGGTCATCGTGGGTACCGCGCTGCTGGGGGCGGTCGGTGCGCTGATCGCCATTCCGGCGGTGGCGACCCTCCAGGCGTTCCTGGGCGCCTATGTGAAGCGGTACGACGTGACGGACGATCCGCGTGTCCAGGGCAGGCGCGGACTCCGTGACGCAGCGGGGCGCCGGGACGCGGCCACGGTGCCTGTGCGGCCCAGGGGCTCCCTGTTCCAGGGGCGGGTCCCGCGACCGGGGAACGGCGCCGAGGACACCGACGGCTGA